The following proteins are co-located in the Candidatus Binataceae bacterium genome:
- a CDS encoding ATP-binding cassette domain-containing protein, with amino-acid sequence MSKAHESMPAPPDPHTLRGKPHIEVRNLTMAFGSFVLMRDLNFTVRHGDIFIIMGGSGCGKSTLLRHMIGLLEPARGEIAYDGKTFTGATPEQREIMLRRFGVLYQSGALWSSMTLAENVGLPLGEFSDLSPREIREVASLKLALVGLKGFEDYYPNQISGGMQKRAGLARAMALDPEVLFFDEPSAGLDPISSRLLDDLILELRDSLGATIVVVTHELASIFTIGNNSVFLDAGSRTMIAHGDPHDLLEHCDNPIVHRFLTRGADDGEKSSREHG; translated from the coding sequence GTGAGCAAAGCACACGAGTCGATGCCCGCGCCGCCTGACCCGCACACTTTGCGCGGCAAGCCGCATATCGAGGTGCGCAACCTGACGATGGCGTTTGGCAGCTTCGTGCTGATGCGCGACCTCAACTTCACCGTGCGCCACGGCGACATCTTCATCATCATGGGCGGCAGCGGATGCGGCAAATCCACGCTCCTGCGTCACATGATCGGTCTGCTCGAGCCCGCTCGCGGCGAAATCGCTTATGATGGCAAGACCTTCACCGGCGCCACGCCCGAGCAGCGGGAGATCATGCTGCGCCGCTTCGGAGTGCTGTATCAGAGCGGCGCGTTGTGGAGTTCGATGACACTCGCGGAGAACGTGGGACTGCCGCTCGGCGAGTTCAGCGATCTGAGTCCGCGCGAAATCCGCGAAGTCGCTTCGCTCAAGCTCGCGCTCGTCGGGCTCAAGGGTTTCGAAGACTATTATCCGAACCAGATCAGCGGCGGCATGCAGAAACGCGCCGGGCTGGCGCGCGCGATGGCGCTCGATCCCGAGGTGCTGTTCTTCGACGAGCCGTCGGCGGGTCTCGACCCGATAAGCTCGCGCCTGCTCGACGACCTGATTCTCGAACTGCGTGACAGCCTCGGCGCAACGATCGTCGTCGTTACCCACGAGCTCGCGAGTATCTTTACGATCGGCAACAACAGCGTCTTCCTCGACGCCGGAAGCCGTACCATGATCGCGCACGGGGACCCGCACGATCTGCTCGAGCATTGCGACAATCCCATCGTGCATCGCTTCCTGACTCGCGGCGCCGACGACGGCGAGAAGTCATCGAGGGAACATGGGTAA
- a CDS encoding MlaD family protein, translating into MGKRVNPTAIGAFVIGALVLTIIAIVMIGSGRFFQRTQDYVLFFKGSVNGLGEGAAVKFRGVQIGVVKEIRLSLDIPEIPVAQEVPTDIQIPVVIELNSTMLSKNGVRNLNLADPAGIRAAVKNGLRGQLEMESFVTGVLYVDLDMQPGSPANFVLPPNTGWVEIPTSPTTLEQAQSVATELLDKLRKIDFDKFLNDFNRSVDAITAVVTSPKLQETMANLAKASAELSTTAVSFRQLADNLNSRTGPLARSLNETSQNANVTMVKAQEALESVQETFDPASPLTYQLNQTLVQIGEAARSMRELADYLQRNPSSVIRGRSYVQDSQ; encoded by the coding sequence ATGGGTAAGAGAGTAAATCCTACTGCGATCGGTGCGTTCGTGATCGGCGCGCTGGTGCTCACGATCATCGCGATCGTGATGATCGGTTCGGGCCGCTTCTTCCAGCGCACCCAAGATTACGTGCTGTTCTTCAAAGGCAGCGTCAATGGACTAGGGGAGGGCGCCGCGGTGAAGTTTCGCGGCGTCCAGATAGGGGTCGTCAAGGAAATCAGGCTGAGCCTCGATATCCCGGAAATCCCCGTTGCCCAGGAAGTCCCGACCGATATCCAGATTCCGGTTGTGATCGAGCTTAACTCCACCATGCTATCCAAGAATGGCGTCCGGAACCTCAACCTCGCCGATCCCGCCGGAATCCGCGCCGCGGTGAAAAACGGATTGCGCGGTCAGCTCGAGATGGAAAGCTTCGTGACCGGGGTCCTCTATGTCGACCTGGATATGCAGCCCGGCAGTCCTGCTAACTTCGTGTTACCGCCCAACACCGGCTGGGTCGAAATCCCGACCTCGCCGACGACTCTCGAACAGGCGCAATCTGTCGCAACGGAACTGCTCGACAAGCTCCGTAAAATCGATTTCGACAAGTTCCTGAACGACTTTAATCGCTCCGTCGATGCGATAACCGCCGTTGTCACCTCGCCCAAATTGCAGGAGACGATGGCCAACCTCGCCAAGGCCTCCGCCGAACTCAGCACGACAGCAGTAAGCTTCCGACAGCTTGCGGATAACCTGAACTCGCGCACCGGGCCGCTCGCCAGGAGCCTGAACGAGACTTCACAAAACGCCAACGTGACGATGGTCAAGGCGCAGGAGGCGCTCGAAAGCGTGCAGGAGACCTTCGATCCTGCATCGCCGTTGACCTACCAGCTTAACCAGACCCTGGTTCAGATTGGTGAAGCCGCGCGCTCGATGCGCGAACTGGCCGACTATCTGCAACGCAACCCAAGCTCCGTTATCAGAGGGAGATCCTACGTCCAGGATTCGCAATGA
- a CDS encoding PqiC family protein: MNLRLNILAIIAVALSSAVIGCGPVLAPQPDRSKFYTLTPVDAATSQPPLPIVLGLGPVNMPSYLDRNAVVIRTSPTEMDVSAVDRWAEPLSANFTRTLTEDLSRTLSPKQIVQFPWFTATLPDYQVEIYVYRFEANSAGTAVLSGRWAIRNPVTHKTLYSSDMNISQPVAKGDGAGAAALSKAVGQLSTEIAAAVRELPPPQQPAKTNQQS; the protein is encoded by the coding sequence ATGAACCTACGCCTCAACATACTCGCTATCATTGCGGTCGCGCTGAGCAGTGCGGTTATCGGATGCGGCCCGGTGCTTGCGCCGCAACCTGACAGATCGAAGTTCTACACATTGACGCCGGTCGATGCGGCCACGTCGCAGCCGCCGCTGCCGATCGTGCTCGGCCTCGGACCGGTCAACATGCCGTCGTACCTGGACCGGAACGCGGTCGTGATTCGCACCAGCCCCACTGAAATGGACGTATCGGCGGTCGACCGATGGGCCGAGCCGCTTTCCGCGAACTTCACCCGCACGCTTACTGAAGATCTCTCGCGCACGCTGAGCCCCAAACAGATCGTGCAGTTTCCGTGGTTTACAGCCACGCTGCCCGACTACCAGGTTGAGATCTACGTCTATCGCTTCGAGGCCAACTCGGCCGGCACGGCAGTTCTCTCGGGCCGTTGGGCGATCAGGAATCCCGTCACGCACAAGACGCTCTACAGCAGCGACATGAATATAAGCCAGCCCGTAGCAAAAGGTGACGGGGCCGGCGCGGCCGCGCTCAGCAAGGCCGTCGGCCAGCTAAGCACCGAGATCGCGGCTGCCGTTCGCGAGCTCCCACCGCCCCAACAACCCGCCAAAACGAACCAGCAATCCTGA